CGTGTCAGAGACCTGGACCCAGTGTTGACCCGTCCGTCCCACTGAGAGACGCTGCGGAGCGCGTTAGGAGTCCCGGAGCGGGAGGACCACCGCGTTGGCGCCTATGACGTCACACAGCAACCGTAACCCTAGCAACACCGCTTGTTCAGGAGCATCTAGCGAGTAGCTAGACACGTTCCTTGTCTTAATAttcaatgcacattaataataataataataatatattatatatatatatacatatatatatatgtatatatatatatatgtatatacatatatatatgtatatatatatatattatatatatatatataaataaatatatatataaacggTGGCGCAGGACGTCTACAGCATGGATCTGTCCTGTGGGGGTAGTTTGGTGGTTTTGGATTACCTGGGTGGAGAATCCCAGTTAGGTGGAGTAAACACATTAAAGGACCAGAACCCTTCTTACTTCATGTCGTCAAACTGGCCCCTCAGGACCCGGGTCATCTTCCGGATGGCGGCGGCTGTGTCTCTCAGGGATTGGCTGGCTTCGGTCACATGGTTCTTCTTGATCAGCTCGGTCCAGTTGTCAATCGCCTCAGGAAGTGCGAACGCCATCCCAACCGCCCCCCCCACAGCCTGGCAAGAACAGGGATCAACGTCTCGTTAATATTCATGTTCCCACTCCGAGGAGACCACATCAGCAATGTACACATGCATGGTCATTTCCCCTGTGGGATTAATAACGTATAcattaccattaccattactattattactattactattactattattactattactattattattattattattattattattattattattattattacatatacTTACGATGGCCCCTCCTTTGAGGGctgttttaaaagcagctgaagaCAGCAGTTGGACGAGTTGTTCCGTTCCTTTAGTAATTAAATATGTCGATTTCTTCCCActacctttaaatgtgaagaacgcTAAAATTCCCAAATATCCATTGATCACTGTGGAGCTGAAGACCAGGAGGGGCGCCGTGGACCTGGTTCCTTCACTGAAGAAGAACTGGATCTCATCGCCCCGCATGTGGAGGTCGATTCCCCGATCCAGTCCGCTCCGCCGGGCCAGGGCTCTCAGGACCTCCGTCATGACGTGCCGGTCCAGGTCGTCCGGGTCGGCGAAGAACCTCGCCTCCCGCCGCTCCGCCTTCAGCTGCTCGAACAGTTTCTGGATTTCTTCTGCCACgttgctgctgctctgctcGATGGTCCTGGCCTCCGTCAGCGTGCCGCTGGACGCAAAGTGCTCCGTGATCTTAGTCGCCACGGAGACCGCGACGCCTACGCCTGAATACGCGGCTCCTAGGACACCGAGGAGTGGAGCGGCCGCTCCGGCGCTCAGCACCGTGGCCACGCCGGCCCCGATCAGGCACGCGGCGCCCACCACCGCCACGCCGCTGCCGACGCATTCCCCGGCGTTGCATTTCTCCCTGAGGGACTCCAGCTCCCGGGCCAGGGTCTCCAGCTGCTCGGCACAGCGCTCCCTCTGCCCGATCCAGGAGAACATCAGGTCCAGCAGCCGGTCGGCGGCGGCCATGATGGGggtctctgtgtcctcctggTCCTCGCACCGGGGAGCAGGAACCGGCCTGAAAGACACGACAAAGTcagcgccccctagtggtggTGGGAAACACACGGCTGGGGATTGGATCACAGCCGAGGGTCTACGGACGCGACCCTCCTGccagaaaattaaaacaaataattaaaataaaaaacatttactacaacaatcaatattttttattcctccttttaaaagtgtttgtccccggtagttttttaatgttaattttttttctggcaaaagatcttttaaataaaactcaTGATCTCGTGTCTAgacctctataatttacagagcaggtctagacctcacTCTAAAGTCTGGTCTGTGACCTGGTCTGTGATCTGGTCTGTGACCTGGTCTGTGATCTGGTCTGTGATCTGGTCTGTGACCTGGTCTGTGACCTGGTCTGTGATCTGGTCTGTGATCTGGTCTGTAACCTGGTCTGTGACCTGGTCTGTGATCTGGTCTGTGACCTGGTCTGTGATCTGTTCTGTGACCTGGTCTGTGACCTGGTCTGTGATCTGGTCTGTGATCTGGTCTGTAACCTGGTCTGTGACCTGGTCTGTGATCTGGTCTGTGACCTGGTCTGTGATCTGGTCTGTGAGTACGTGGCGACCTAGTGTCTGGATCACGGAGCTGACAGACTTCCTGTTATTATCTCCCCGGTGGAGCctcatgtaaacaggaagcgtTGCACACAAGAGCTGCTGAGTCCTCCTACACGGACCAGATCCACGGTCTCTGGGATTCTTTCAAGAGTTTCCACATGTCTGTGGACCATGACCATGATCTCACGGTCCAGAACTGGTCCCGTTACCGAATCTCTGGACCCGGTCATGTGATCATGTCCACGTGCGGAGCAGGAATGTGAAACTAATGCATTTCAGTAGGAAACCTGTTCCGAGACCAGGACTCTTACAGCAGC
The nucleotide sequence above comes from Etheostoma spectabile isolate EspeVRDwgs_2016 unplaced genomic scaffold, UIUC_Espe_1.0 scaffold00012748, whole genome shotgun sequence. Encoded proteins:
- the LOC116679430 gene encoding uncharacterized protein C53C9.2, with amino-acid sequence MAAADRLLDLMFSWIGQRERCAEQLETLARELESLREKCNAGECVGSGVAVVGAACLIGAGVATVLSAGAAAPLLGVLGAAYSGVGVAVSVATKITEHFASSGTLTEARTIEQSSSNVAEEIQKLFEQLKAERREARFFADPDDLDRHVMTEVLRALARRSGLDRGIDLHMRGDEIQFFFSEGTRSTAPLLVFSSTVINGYLGILAFFTFKGSGKKSTYLITKGTEQLVQLLSSAAFKTALKGGAIAVGGAVGMAFALPEAIDNWTELIKKNHVTEASQSLRDTAAAIRKMTRVLRGQFDDMKKMFDDIAEREKEREEKKTTQDWDERDEEEEEEEREEEEEESNREEEESDREEEESNREEVESEEEEESNREEEESDREEEESDREEEESNREEVE